The following nucleotide sequence is from Microbulbifer sp. A4B17.
GAACCTTCTTCCGTATCAATTCCGGCTTTAAATTTGCTGACTTTGACAATTATCGCGAGTTTGGTGACAGCTTCCTGGCGGGATCTGACCTTGTGATCGATATTGACCAGTACGAACTTGGATATAAGTTACAAGAACAGGATTACTCTCTCTTCGCGACCCTGTTCTACAACGAAACCCAGGGTATGCCTGACTGTATTATTGGCAGCAGTACCTGTACTCGCTTGGAGACTGAAGCGCTAGGTCTCGAATTGGACGGCAAAGTTCATTGGGGAGATTTCACCTTTGGGTTAAATACCACCCTGCAAAAGCCAGAAATCACGAGTGGTGAGTATGAAGGCAATCAGGTTATGCGCCAACCAGAGTATCAGGTACGCCTGAGCCAGAACTATGATTTCACGCTGAATAATATTGATATGGCTGTGTATACTGACGTGAGCCGGGTAGGTGATCGTTTCAACGGCAGCAGTAACGAAGTAACCTTGCCAGCCTACACCAAAGTTGACCTGGGTGCAGTGGCCTATATCAATGATATTACTGTGCAGTTGGCCGTGGACAACTTGACTGATGAAGATGGTATTACTGAAGGAGATCCTCGCGATCCTCTAGCTTCTAATGTCCGTTATATATTGCCGCGCAATATCAAGCTGAGCTTCGCATACGACTTTTAATCTCATGCCTCTCCCATAGGCTTCCAAGCTTTGCCGCACACTTCCCTAGTGTGCGGCTTTTTTATTGCCTGGAAATTTAGCCCTCAATCATTTTGCTTGAACATAAAAAATTTCACTGCTCACGATGGGGATTGTAGCCACTTAAATTAAATTTGGATTAAAACGAATAGTGGTTCTCATTGTTCAAGTCTAAATGTGAGTCATTACCTTTCCTGCTGCCGATAGTTGATCCTAGTAACTATGTAGGGGGGTAGGTAAGCTTTAAATCTATAAAAGATAGAGTCTTTTATATTTCTATCGTGAAATATTGCTGAGTATGTATTACACATGTAACTCCGTTTATTGGTATCTGGAGGTGTGTCGTGCCTGTCCGAAATAAGAAAATGGTAAAGCCATTTTTATGTTTATACTTTTTTTGACTATCTCGGATAAAGCACACAAGGTGTAGATAGATGCTTAAAAGCCGCGAAATGAAGGTCAATATATTACGAGTTTTTACACTCCCAGCTCTGAGTCAAAAAGTTAAAGTATATAAATTACAGTTGGCTGAAAAGTATCCATATCTGTAGCTCTACGAAAAGTTTATTGTTGCTATGTAAGTCCTCAGTGAGAAAGTCAGATGGATATAAGAATCGGAAGTCTTAAGTTTGAAGATATTAAAATGAGTATTACTTGCTAGATCGAAGATACTAGTAAAGCCTGTCGATTGATGTTGTTTAATATAATGACATTGCGCGAATATTCCGAGGAAGAAAGTTTCTGTTTGTAGGGAGATATTGCTACTTATATTTAAAGTTTTATGAGGTATCTATAATGAAGTGCAGTTGTACATGAACCCCATATCTTTACTGACGGATCATTGATAACAAATTCGATTTTATTGGAATTGTTGGGTCTGATTGTACTGAAACTAGCGGCTTTAGACTAATCAAAATGATGTATTAAGATACTTTCGACAATTTGGCACCTAATAGATCTTTCGCGCGTTGAAATTAAAGATCATGCCATGTTTAAGGAGCAAATTTATCCTTAATATCTGACAAGACAGTCGATATATTTTTCTATGAATATTTTTTTCTAGTATGAAGCGCCTATACAAGTACTGCAATGGGTAGTTTCTGAGCTCCTATGCGGCAAGCCTGACAGAGGTTAGACAGGTAAGGCGCTTGCCTAACTTTCAACTAAAAGAGGGTTGCTAATGTCTATTGAACGATTAAGAACTCCAGAGGAGCGCTTTTCTGTATTGCCAGGTTTTCCTTATTGTCCTAACTATGTTGATAGCCTGGAAGGTTATGATTCCATGCGCATGGCATATATCGATGAGGGGGAGCGGGATGCGGACACCACTTTTCTTTGCCTTCACGGAGAACCCAGCTGGAGTTACTTATACCGAAAAATGATCCCTGTATTCGTTGAGGCTGGGCACCGTGTAATTGCTCCGGATTTGTTTGGATTTGGTCGCTCTGACAAACCGGTGAGAGAAGATGTGTACACCTTTAACTTTCATCGCAATAGCCTGATGCGCCTGATTGAGCACTTGGACCTGAAAAACATCACTTTGGTTTGTCAGGACTGGGGTGGACTATTGGGATTGACCCTCCCAATGGATATGCCGGGTAGATTTACTCGACTGTTAGTTATGAATACGGCTATTGCAGCGGGAGATGGTGCATCTGAGGGATTCTATCATTGGAGAAATTTCTCTATTAGCGTACCGGAAATCCCTGTGGGAGGGTTAATTGCCAACGATGCGCGATCAGAGGTCAATCTGTTCGATATAGTAGCCTATGATGCCCCTTTTCCCGACAATCGATATAAGGCTGGAGTCCGTCGATTCCCTTCAATTGTACCGGTTGACCCTGAAATGGAGGGTGTAGAACTGGGGTTAAGGGCTCGAGAGTTCTGGTCAAAGACCTGGAGTGGAGAAAGCTTTATGGCGATTGGAATGAGAGACCTTGTCCTAGGTGAGAAAGTGATGGAGATGCTTAGAGGTATTATAAAAGGCTGTC
It contains:
- a CDS encoding haloalkane dehalogenase, whose product is MSIERLRTPEERFSVLPGFPYCPNYVDSLEGYDSMRMAYIDEGERDADTTFLCLHGEPSWSYLYRKMIPVFVEAGHRVIAPDLFGFGRSDKPVREDVYTFNFHRNSLMRLIEHLDLKNITLVCQDWGGLLGLTLPMDMPGRFTRLLVMNTAIAAGDGASEGFYHWRNFSISVPEIPVGGLIANDARSEVNLFDIVAYDAPFPDNRYKAGVRRFPSIVPVDPEMEGVELGLRAREFWSKTWSGESFMAIGMRDLVLGEKVMEMLRGIIKGCPEPLKIEEGGHFVQEYGKEIAEKALCHFKLSLAVTEK